In Triticum aestivum cultivar Chinese Spring chromosome 5B, IWGSC CS RefSeq v2.1, whole genome shotgun sequence, the following proteins share a genomic window:
- the LOC123113076 gene encoding BTB/POZ domain-containing protein POB1 isoform X2 — translation MSTGAGAEPEMDDGYGFDTVFNVEAFSDRTLQVEVVGRDDHAPGSGRKRRREEDKEYDGEHIDSFCTVMSTPVLRVETIYVSSAILAAKSSFFRKLFSNGMKESGQREATVRLADSEEKAFMELLRFMYMGKLTPTTEPTHLVDILMAADKFEAISCMKLCVPAVLTEAVMKFLAERYKEFLSTESQDELMRIPGAGIEAILRRNSFGFASEVAVYDFVLRWTCYQCPNSEEIRKFSSNILLPVVQQMHMLTNAFAMFTNAIAVDHPSGIINFTINREKCFSLFPSGSMNSLPFHCGDHVFYLSACCAMKEQLQYFYLGIQVLTYTKGAARGAIDYKFEAKRTPSLEFVTMFSRTINSDSRVAVRCKFLWSQFIADNNPFFVEDKLHLRVHVTTKPLQP, via the exons ATGTCGACGGGAGCGGGAGCGGAACCGGAGATGGACGACGGTTACGGCTTTGACACGGTCTTCAACGTGGAGGCTTTCTCCGACAGGACGCTGCAGGTAGAGGTCGTCGGCCGCGACGACCACGCGCCTGGGTCCGGCCGCAAGCGCCGCCGCGAGGAGGACAAAG AATATGATGGAGAACATATTGACTCGTTTTGTACTGTGATGAGTACACCAGTTTTACGAGTGGAGACCATATATGTGAGCTCGGCGATTCTTGCTGCAAAAAGTAGTTTCTTTCGCAAG CTTTTCTCAAATGGCATGAAAGAATCTGGTCAGAGAGAGGCAACAGTTAGACTTGCTGATTCAG AGGAAAAGGCCTTCATGGAGCTTTTACGCTTCATGTACATGGGAAAGTTGACACCAACAACTGAGCCCACTCATCTGGTTGACATCTTGATGGCTGCTGACAAATTTGAGGCCATTTCTTGCATGAAGCTTTGTG TGCCAGCTGTCCTAACAGAGGCAGTCATGAAATTCCTTGCTGAACGGTACAAGGAATTCCTGTCAACAGA GTCCCAAGATGAACTGATGAGGATCCCTGGTGCTGGGATTGAAGCCATCCTAAGAAGGAATAGCTTTGGGTTTGCATCTGAAGTAGCTGTCTATGACTTCGTGCTTAGGTGGACCTGTTATCAGTGCCCAAATTCAGAAGAAATACGGAAGTTCTCGAGTAATATTTTACTTCCGGTTGTGCAACAAATGCACATGTTGACCAATGCCTTTGCAATGTTCACCAACGCCATTGCAGTTGATCATCCGTCTGGTATAATTAACTTCACTATAAATCGTGAGAAGTGCTTCAGTCTCTTCCCATCAGGATCAATGAATTCGCTGCCGTTCCACTGCGGGGACCATGTCTTCTATCTCTCGGCATGCTGTGCTATGAAGGAGCAGCTCCAATATTTTTACCTTGGAATACAAGTGCTAACATATACCAAGGGGGCAGCAAGGGGGGCAATAGATTATAAGTTTGAGGCAAAGAGAACACCGTCGCTGGAGTTTGTCACCATGTTTAGTCGCACCATCAACTCCGATAGCAGGGTAGCTGTTCGATGCAAGTTTCTTTGGTCGCAGTTCATTGCTGACAACAACCCGTTCTTCGTTGAGGACAAACTCCATTTGCGAGTCCATGTGACCACAAAACCGCTGCAGCCATAG
- the LOC123113076 gene encoding BTB/POZ domain-containing protein POB1 isoform X1 has product MSTGAGAEPEMDDGYGFDTVFNVEAFSDRTLQVEVVGRDDHAPGSGRKRRREEDKEYDGEHIDSFCTVMSTPVLRVETIYVSSAILAAKSSFFRKLFSNGMKESGQREATVRLADSEEKAFMELLRFMYMGKLTPTTEPTHLVDILMAADKFEAISCMKLCGERLIDLPMTPESAVMCLNLPCSISVPAVLTEAVMKFLAERYKEFLSTESQDELMRIPGAGIEAILRRNSFGFASEVAVYDFVLRWTCYQCPNSEEIRKFSSNILLPVVQQMHMLTNAFAMFTNAIAVDHPSGIINFTINREKCFSLFPSGSMNSLPFHCGDHVFYLSACCAMKEQLQYFYLGIQVLTYTKGAARGAIDYKFEAKRTPSLEFVTMFSRTINSDSRVAVRCKFLWSQFIADNNPFFVEDKLHLRVHVTTKPLQP; this is encoded by the exons ATGTCGACGGGAGCGGGAGCGGAACCGGAGATGGACGACGGTTACGGCTTTGACACGGTCTTCAACGTGGAGGCTTTCTCCGACAGGACGCTGCAGGTAGAGGTCGTCGGCCGCGACGACCACGCGCCTGGGTCCGGCCGCAAGCGCCGCCGCGAGGAGGACAAAG AATATGATGGAGAACATATTGACTCGTTTTGTACTGTGATGAGTACACCAGTTTTACGAGTGGAGACCATATATGTGAGCTCGGCGATTCTTGCTGCAAAAAGTAGTTTCTTTCGCAAG CTTTTCTCAAATGGCATGAAAGAATCTGGTCAGAGAGAGGCAACAGTTAGACTTGCTGATTCAG AGGAAAAGGCCTTCATGGAGCTTTTACGCTTCATGTACATGGGAAAGTTGACACCAACAACTGAGCCCACTCATCTGGTTGACATCTTGATGGCTGCTGACAAATTTGAGGCCATTTCTTGCATGAAGCTTTGTGGTGAGCGGCTTATCGACCTGCCTATGACCCCAGAGTCTGCAGTGATGTGCCTAAATCTCCCGTGTTCTATTTCAGTGCCAGCTGTCCTAACAGAGGCAGTCATGAAATTCCTTGCTGAACGGTACAAGGAATTCCTGTCAACAGA GTCCCAAGATGAACTGATGAGGATCCCTGGTGCTGGGATTGAAGCCATCCTAAGAAGGAATAGCTTTGGGTTTGCATCTGAAGTAGCTGTCTATGACTTCGTGCTTAGGTGGACCTGTTATCAGTGCCCAAATTCAGAAGAAATACGGAAGTTCTCGAGTAATATTTTACTTCCGGTTGTGCAACAAATGCACATGTTGACCAATGCCTTTGCAATGTTCACCAACGCCATTGCAGTTGATCATCCGTCTGGTATAATTAACTTCACTATAAATCGTGAGAAGTGCTTCAGTCTCTTCCCATCAGGATCAATGAATTCGCTGCCGTTCCACTGCGGGGACCATGTCTTCTATCTCTCGGCATGCTGTGCTATGAAGGAGCAGCTCCAATATTTTTACCTTGGAATACAAGTGCTAACATATACCAAGGGGGCAGCAAGGGGGGCAATAGATTATAAGTTTGAGGCAAAGAGAACACCGTCGCTGGAGTTTGTCACCATGTTTAGTCGCACCATCAACTCCGATAGCAGGGTAGCTGTTCGATGCAAGTTTCTTTGGTCGCAGTTCATTGCTGACAACAACCCGTTCTTCGTTGAGGACAAACTCCATTTGCGAGTCCATGTGACCACAAAACCGCTGCAGCCATAG